A window from Fragaria vesca subsp. vesca linkage group LG5, FraVesHawaii_1.0, whole genome shotgun sequence encodes these proteins:
- the LOC101305468 gene encoding gibberellin-regulated protein 6-like: MAMAKLLCLLLLALLGISMAAETQYHLDSARYGPGSLKSSQCPSQCTRRCSKTQYHKPCMFFCQKCCAKCLCVPPGFYGNKAVCPCYNNWKTQQGGPKCP; this comes from the exons ATGGCCATGGCTAAGCTTCTCTGCCTTCTGCTTCTAGCTCTCCTTGGGATTTCCATGGCAGCAGAAACCCAGTATCACTTGGACAGT GCAAGGTACGGACCTGGGAGTCTTAAGAGTTCGC AATGCCCATCACAGTGCACAAGGAGATGTAGCAAAACACAGTACCACAAGCCATGCATGTTCTTCTGCCAGAAATGCTGCGCAAAGTGTCTGTGTGTTCCTCCAGGCTTCTATGGTAACAAAGCTGTGTGCCCTTGCTACAACAACTGGAAGACCCAGCAAGGAGGACCCAAGTGCCCTTGA